From a region of the Pseudooceanicola aestuarii genome:
- a CDS encoding NAD(P)/FAD-dependent oxidoreductase → MSHDVIVIGGSYAGMAAALQLLRARRDVLILDAGQRRNRAAGTAHGFLSRDGEDPAAIAASARVQLSAYPTLTWVEGAAVQVEGTRDDFTVTTAAGTAHRGRRVVLALGVSDQLPDLPGLADRWGTTVFHCPYCHGYELDRGRIGVIGTRDSSIHQAMMLPEWGEVTYVLNGQSDPTPQEQADLRARGVTLDRRRIAAVEGKADLRMQDGALLRFDGLFAAPLNAPATPLATAMALDLAETPFGTQIARNGMKETQTPGVFACGDVAMVPHSVSLAVGDGAMAGAMVHRSLLFPEA, encoded by the coding sequence ATGTCCCATGACGTGATCGTCATCGGGGGCAGCTACGCCGGCATGGCAGCTGCCCTCCAGCTTCTGCGCGCCCGGCGCGACGTGCTGATCCTGGATGCCGGGCAACGGCGCAATCGCGCGGCCGGGACGGCTCATGGCTTTCTGTCGCGCGATGGCGAAGATCCCGCCGCCATCGCGGCCAGCGCCCGGGTGCAGCTCTCTGCCTATCCCACCCTGACCTGGGTCGAAGGGGCGGCAGTGCAGGTCGAGGGCACCCGAGACGATTTCACCGTCACCACGGCTGCGGGCACCGCACACCGCGGGCGCCGGGTGGTGCTGGCCCTGGGGGTATCGGATCAATTGCCGGACCTGCCGGGGCTGGCAGATCGCTGGGGCACAACCGTATTCCACTGCCCCTATTGCCACGGGTACGAGCTGGATCGCGGGCGCATCGGAGTGATCGGCACGCGCGACAGCTCGATCCATCAGGCGATGATGCTGCCGGAATGGGGGGAGGTAACCTATGTGCTGAACGGCCAGTCCGATCCCACCCCGCAGGAACAGGCGGATCTGCGGGCCCGTGGCGTCACATTGGACCGGCGCCGTATCGCGGCGGTGGAGGGCAAGGCCGATCTTCGGATGCAGGACGGCGCCTTGCTGCGTTTTGACGGATTGTTCGCCGCGCCGTTGAACGCACCGGCGACGCCGCTGGCCACCGCGATGGCACTGGACTTGGCTGAAACGCCCTTTGGCACCCAGATCGCCCGCAACGGCATGAAGGAAACGCAGACGCCCGGCGTCTTTGCCTGCGGCGACGTGGCGATGGTGCCGCATTCGGTGTCTCTGGCGGTGGGCGACGGGGCGATGGCGGGGGCGATGGTGCATCGCTCCCTCCTGTTCCCGGAGGCCTAG
- a CDS encoding RrF2 family transcriptional regulator, which produces MKRDSRLSTVLHGLLHMAQADMAMTSDVLAACMGTNPVVVRRNMGLLRKAGIVSSTKGHSGGWRIVADLDTITLRDLHDALGEPAVFAIGIRNAQTECLVEQAVNAALDETLTEAEALLLRRFETITLGQLAEDFSTRFAGRHPPGR; this is translated from the coding sequence ATGAAAAGAGACAGCAGATTGTCCACGGTGCTGCACGGGTTGCTGCATATGGCCCAGGCCGACATGGCGATGACATCCGACGTTCTGGCGGCCTGCATGGGCACCAACCCGGTGGTCGTGCGGCGCAACATGGGCCTGTTGCGGAAGGCCGGGATCGTCAGTTCGACCAAGGGGCATTCCGGCGGCTGGCGCATCGTCGCAGACCTGGACACTATCACCCTGCGCGATCTGCATGACGCGTTGGGCGAACCGGCGGTTTTTGCCATCGGGATCCGCAATGCGCAGACCGAATGCCTGGTCGAACAGGCGGTGAATGCCGCGCTGGACGAGACGCTGACCGAGGCGGAAGCGCTACTTTTGCGTCGGTTCGAGACCATCACCCTGGGCCAGCTGGCGGAGGATTTCTCAACCCGCTTCGCGGGCCGCCACCCTCCGGGCAGGTAA